One Mesorhizobium sp. J428 DNA segment encodes these proteins:
- a CDS encoding sarcosine oxidase subunit gamma, giving the protein MSDIELIHRPVLASAKPLGSGRVRLTPLPEGTVLQVFGPAARGASLAEIAARAGLSLRPNGPGQWYLVGDAQARLELPDGFSVVDQSHGRVRMAVEGDAVEQALAKGTGIDLSRFEVGHATSTLVGHVGAHLTRTAADRFELMPLRSFAESLWHDLERMAAEYVVTSER; this is encoded by the coding sequence ATGTCTGACATAGAACTGATTCACCGCCCCGTGCTGGCTTCCGCGAAGCCGCTCGGCTCCGGCCGCGTAAGGCTGACGCCGCTGCCGGAAGGCACCGTCCTGCAGGTGTTCGGCCCGGCCGCGAGGGGCGCGTCGCTCGCCGAGATCGCTGCACGGGCCGGACTGTCGCTGCGTCCGAACGGTCCGGGCCAGTGGTATCTCGTCGGCGACGCGCAGGCCCGGCTGGAGCTCCCTGACGGCTTCTCGGTCGTGGACCAGAGTCACGGCCGTGTCCGCATGGCTGTCGAGGGCGACGCTGTGGAGCAGGCTCTCGCCAAGGGCACGGGCATTGACCTATCCCGGTTCGAGGTCGGCCACGCCACGAGCACGCTTGTCGGCCATGTCGGAGCCCATCTCACCCGCACGGCCGCCGACCGCTTCGAGCTCATGCCGCTGCGCAGCTTCGCCGAGAGCCTGTGGCATGACCTGGAGAGAATGGCCGCGGAATATGTCGTAACGTCGGAAAGATGA
- a CDS encoding NAD(P)/FAD-dependent oxidoreductase, protein MAKTAQIDRKSTAGKNLHVEERIPLLVIGAGPAGLAAAIEAARRGLSVVVVDENPVSFKTMGEEVPLHYGQGMSGAARNRNAMMEAFVASEPLIEAAFEAGVDVRLSTACWGLYGNGSSVQWLPGTVAGLTDEERGWMIGADHVVVAAGRRDMGLGFPGWEKPGVMGATAAVSLAKQGALAARSVVMLGTSTEALMAALALRAAGVEVAALVEQAAEPVGAADLVEALRAEGCEFLNGHVVREALGRDGVEAVLVSALDAAGRPAGEERRIACDGVVLGVGVTPVVDLLDALGCRIVFQPERGGYAPVVDTDQRTSVRNVFAVGDCAGIWPAKSRDRSIAEAEGRRAAAAILFDLGLGDGGSEPEGVQPEQPAYDLSAYRLAWVRASIIEARGEFHVCQCEDVTAREILEVRPPRYLDWQAERRNDRSLSALLGEGPPNPDQVKRLTRAGMGPCQGRRCREQVAALLALEAAAPLSAIPLASHRAPVRPLSLAIASQIPESPQERENWEVWFGIHAQWRPFWDVPPLYTVADNDATGPVASE, encoded by the coding sequence ATGGCCAAGACAGCACAGATCGACAGGAAATCCACGGCCGGCAAGAACCTTCATGTCGAGGAGCGCATCCCGCTTCTGGTGATCGGCGCCGGTCCAGCCGGCCTCGCCGCCGCCATCGAGGCGGCCCGGCGCGGCCTCTCCGTGGTCGTCGTCGACGAGAATCCGGTGTCCTTCAAGACCATGGGCGAGGAGGTCCCGCTACACTACGGGCAAGGCATGTCGGGTGCCGCGCGCAATCGCAACGCCATGATGGAGGCGTTCGTCGCTTCCGAGCCGTTGATCGAGGCCGCGTTCGAGGCGGGTGTCGACGTGCGGCTCAGCACCGCCTGCTGGGGTCTTTACGGGAACGGGTCGAGCGTACAGTGGCTGCCCGGCACTGTCGCCGGCCTGACCGACGAGGAACGCGGCTGGATGATCGGCGCCGACCATGTGGTGGTCGCGGCCGGCCGCCGCGACATGGGGCTCGGCTTCCCCGGCTGGGAAAAGCCCGGCGTGATGGGCGCGACCGCGGCGGTATCGCTCGCGAAGCAGGGTGCGTTGGCCGCGCGCAGCGTTGTAATGCTCGGAACCTCGACAGAGGCCCTGATGGCCGCGCTGGCGCTGCGCGCTGCCGGTGTAGAGGTCGCCGCCTTGGTCGAGCAGGCTGCCGAACCTGTCGGCGCGGCCGACTTGGTCGAGGCGCTGCGCGCGGAGGGCTGCGAATTCCTCAACGGTCATGTCGTGCGCGAGGCGCTCGGTCGCGACGGCGTCGAGGCCGTTCTCGTCTCGGCCCTCGACGCCGCCGGCCGCCCGGCCGGCGAAGAGCGCCGCATCGCTTGCGACGGGGTCGTGCTCGGGGTCGGCGTCACGCCGGTGGTCGACCTGCTGGACGCGCTCGGATGCCGGATCGTCTTCCAGCCGGAACGCGGCGGCTATGCGCCGGTGGTCGACACCGACCAGCGCACCAGCGTGCGCAACGTCTTTGCCGTCGGCGATTGCGCGGGCATATGGCCGGCCAAGTCGCGCGACAGGAGCATCGCCGAGGCGGAGGGCAGGCGCGCCGCCGCGGCGATCCTGTTCGATCTCGGCCTGGGCGACGGCGGCTCGGAGCCTGAGGGCGTACAACCGGAACAGCCGGCCTACGATCTGTCGGCCTACCGGCTTGCCTGGGTGCGGGCCTCGATCATCGAGGCGCGCGGCGAGTTCCACGTCTGCCAGTGCGAGGACGTCACGGCGCGCGAGATCCTGGAGGTCCGCCCGCCGCGCTATCTCGACTGGCAGGCCGAGCGGCGCAACGATCGCTCGCTCTCGGCGCTCTTGGGCGAGGGGCCTCCCAATCCCGACCAGGTCAAGCGCCTGACCCGCGCCGGCATGGGCCCGTGCCAGGGGCGACGGTGTCGCGAGCAGGTCGCGGCACTCCTGGCTTTGGAGGCCGCCGCGCCGCTCTCGGCAATCCCGCTCGCCTCGCATCGCGCGCCGGTCCGGCCCCTGTCCCTCGCCATCGCCAGCCAGATCCCCGAATCGCCGCAGGAGCGCGAGAACTGGGAAGTCTGGTTCGGCATCCATGCGCAGTGGCGGCCGTTCTGGGACGTGCCGCCGCTCTACACGGTCGCGGACAACGACGCGACCGGACCGGTGGCAAGCGAATGA
- a CDS encoding FAD-binding oxidoreductase, which yields MSDLKGASVVVVGGGVTGLSTGWWLAQSGVDVLVIEKGMIGWEASGRNGGGCTHFQSPLFLEEQRLWPQMDELLGYPTEFSHNRIRLAASDDQMALFDRAVATAERMGFRSERLDPKQVRDLVPLAGDNIIGGHLYHFGGHANPHRTVQAYAWAMQDHGGRLIQHCAVTGFRTEGGRVTGVETERGVFGCDQLVIAAGPQTGRFSAMLGQEVPMASARAEMIVTEPLPLMAYGGVDGNGLYGRQTLRGNLAYGGGPHEWLELPEDGAPAKPSTPLMGHIGRRLLEMLPKAAHARIIRSWAGVIENTPDGRPVIDRLSSHPNVVVATLSSVGFGLSPASGRAIRDLVVDGACSFADISTFRLARFAKLEPDWRELQGWQALHAEAARAQ from the coding sequence ATGAGCGATCTGAAAGGTGCATCCGTCGTCGTCGTCGGCGGCGGCGTGACGGGATTGAGCACCGGCTGGTGGCTGGCGCAGAGCGGCGTCGATGTGCTGGTCATCGAAAAGGGCATGATCGGATGGGAGGCGTCGGGCCGCAATGGCGGCGGCTGCACGCACTTCCAGTCGCCGCTCTTCCTGGAGGAGCAGCGTCTATGGCCGCAGATGGACGAGCTGCTCGGCTATCCGACGGAGTTCTCGCACAACCGCATCCGTCTCGCCGCGAGCGACGATCAGATGGCGCTGTTCGACCGCGCCGTCGCCACCGCCGAGCGCATGGGCTTCAGGTCCGAGCGCCTCGATCCGAAGCAGGTGCGCGACCTCGTGCCGCTTGCGGGCGACAACATCATCGGCGGCCACCTCTACCACTTCGGCGGCCACGCCAATCCTCATCGCACCGTCCAGGCCTATGCCTGGGCGATGCAGGACCATGGTGGCCGGCTGATCCAGCACTGTGCCGTCACCGGCTTCCGCACCGAGGGCGGCCGGGTCACCGGCGTCGAGACCGAGCGCGGCGTGTTCGGCTGCGACCAACTGGTGATTGCGGCCGGCCCGCAGACCGGCCGCTTCTCGGCGATGCTCGGCCAGGAAGTGCCGATGGCGAGCGCGCGGGCCGAGATGATCGTCACCGAGCCGCTGCCGCTGATGGCCTATGGTGGCGTCGACGGCAACGGCCTCTACGGCCGCCAGACCCTGCGCGGCAATCTCGCCTATGGCGGTGGGCCGCACGAATGGCTGGAGCTTCCGGAGGACGGCGCGCCGGCGAAGCCTTCTACGCCATTGATGGGGCATATCGGCCGGCGCCTGCTCGAAATGCTGCCGAAGGCCGCGCACGCCCGGATCATTAGGTCATGGGCAGGAGTGATCGAGAACACGCCGGACGGTAGGCCGGTGATCGACCGGCTGTCCTCGCATCCAAATGTCGTGGTCGCCACCCTTTCCAGCGTCGGCTTCGGCCTGTCGCCGGCAAGCGGGCGGGCGATCCGCGACCTCGTCGTCGACGGCGCCTGCAGCTTCGCGGACATCTCGACCTTCCGGCTGGCGCGCTTTGCGAAGCTGGAGCCCGACTGGCGCGAACTCCAGGGCTGGCAGGCGTTGCACGCGGAGGCGGCCAGGGCGCAGTAG
- a CDS encoding pyridoxamine 5'-phosphate oxidase family protein yields MDADARLFIENSTLLFIASRNAEGAMDVSPRGGQPCVMRVGDDGKLRLPDYTGNRRLDTIGNLLNDPLVALIVLNRGSDRYLRIVATAEVSFRAEDLAWFPADENPPISVMVLAPASVEFVDTGAFARADFWLDPELRRKPPLDLASVIGGDKLAQAAAGFAPVLKNEAEERVLAQSGVRDVYGTPSDGVRKKVCDVAGPGGLDFIDEASFVVVAHEDENGGIAIDLTAEAPLSVIPFDNRHAYRLRLSPDIRTGEEGECALLTVAPGRNELLRVNGRFEAETRAVKIVPREVFFHCSAAFSRSRVWQRDRRTYWSGKRRFVCVERVCESPEVSSFVLTPVDNAPIGPVEPGQHVPVSLPGETGAARQRSYSVSRWPDGRSLRISVRRIGAGGMSDLLHEKVRPGSELLVGVPVGRFVLSSPPGRPVVLVSAGVGITPLLPMLDQLAREDSGRDVWFIHAARDGAHHLFASEARSIAAGAKNRGIRLVSCYSRPRREDRSDLVGRIDAAAIANLLPVDAADFYICGPEAFMSSLRDGLVARGTAAENIRFEAFTAADGGLLDLSGRQVVADSKVTFAKSGRTATWTPGEGSLLDLALSNRVEVDYSCRMGDCQSCVQRVTSGVVDYPAGELPLLPYNHILLCQAIPRGDLVLDC; encoded by the coding sequence ATGGATGCAGACGCCCGACTGTTCATCGAGAACTCGACGCTTCTCTTCATCGCCTCCCGCAATGCGGAAGGGGCTATGGACGTCTCGCCCCGGGGTGGGCAGCCCTGCGTCATGCGGGTGGGCGACGATGGGAAGCTGCGGTTGCCCGACTACACCGGCAACCGCCGGCTCGATACGATCGGTAATCTCCTGAACGATCCGCTTGTTGCGCTGATCGTGCTCAACCGCGGCAGCGACCGGTATCTGCGCATCGTCGCCACCGCCGAAGTGTCGTTCCGGGCCGAGGATCTGGCGTGGTTTCCCGCCGACGAGAATCCGCCGATCAGCGTCATGGTTCTGGCGCCTGCCTCGGTCGAGTTCGTCGACACGGGGGCTTTCGCGCGCGCCGATTTCTGGCTCGATCCGGAGCTGCGCAGGAAGCCACCGCTCGACCTCGCCTCCGTCATCGGCGGCGACAAGCTGGCCCAGGCTGCCGCGGGCTTCGCGCCGGTGCTGAAGAACGAGGCAGAAGAACGCGTGCTGGCGCAGTCGGGCGTGCGCGACGTGTATGGCACGCCGAGCGACGGCGTGCGGAAAAAGGTCTGCGACGTCGCCGGCCCCGGCGGACTCGATTTCATCGATGAAGCGAGCTTCGTCGTTGTGGCGCATGAGGACGAGAATGGCGGGATCGCCATCGACCTAACGGCAGAGGCGCCGCTGTCGGTCATCCCTTTCGACAACCGCCATGCCTACCGTCTGCGGCTGTCCCCCGACATCAGGACGGGCGAGGAAGGCGAATGCGCGCTCCTGACCGTGGCGCCGGGCCGCAACGAACTGCTTCGCGTCAACGGACGGTTCGAGGCAGAGACACGCGCGGTGAAGATCGTGCCGCGCGAGGTGTTCTTCCACTGCTCCGCCGCGTTCTCCCGCTCCCGGGTCTGGCAGCGCGACAGGCGCACCTACTGGTCCGGCAAGCGCCGCTTCGTCTGCGTCGAGCGGGTGTGCGAAAGCCCGGAGGTCTCGTCCTTCGTCCTGACGCCCGTGGACAACGCGCCGATCGGCCCGGTCGAGCCGGGCCAGCACGTCCCCGTCTCCCTCCCCGGCGAGACGGGCGCCGCGCGGCAAAGAAGCTATTCCGTCTCCCGCTGGCCGGATGGGCGGAGCCTGCGCATCTCGGTGCGCCGCATCGGCGCCGGAGGCATGTCCGACCTGTTGCACGAGAAGGTCCGGCCGGGCTCAGAGCTGCTCGTCGGCGTCCCGGTCGGCCGGTTCGTACTGTCGAGCCCGCCCGGTCGTCCTGTCGTCCTGGTGAGTGCCGGCGTCGGAATCACGCCGCTTCTCCCCATGCTCGATCAGCTGGCGCGGGAGGACAGCGGCCGCGACGTGTGGTTCATCCATGCCGCCCGTGACGGCGCGCATCACCTGTTCGCAAGCGAGGCGCGCAGCATCGCCGCAGGCGCGAAGAACCGCGGCATCCGCCTGGTGTCGTGCTACTCCCGCCCGCGCAGGGAAGATCGATCCGATCTCGTCGGCCGTATCGATGCGGCCGCCATCGCCAACCTGCTGCCCGTCGACGCCGCCGATTTCTACATCTGCGGCCCCGAGGCCTTCATGTCGTCGCTTCGCGACGGGCTCGTCGCCCGTGGCACCGCGGCGGAGAACATCCGGTTCGAGGCGTTTACGGCCGCGGATGGCGGCCTGCTTGACCTTTCGGGCAGGCAGGTTGTCGCCGACAGCAAGGTCACGTTCGCGAAATCGGGCAGGACCGCGACCTGGACGCCGGGCGAGGGCTCGCTGCTCGACCTCGCGCTCAGCAACAGGGTCGAGGTGGACTATTCATGCCGGATGGGCGACTGCCAGTCCTGCGTCCAGCGCGTCACCAGCGGGGTCGTCGATTATCCCGCCGGCGAACTGCCGCTGCTGCCGTACAATCATATCCTGCTCTGCCAGGCTATTCCGCGTGGCGATCTGGTGCTCGACTGCTGA
- a CDS encoding helix-turn-helix domain-containing protein, whose product MSFLPNRSFDALQVCSEPVFGQKLRYDGATHGEMHSHPRAQLIRSVTSPAAIRVRSGQILLRPGDAAWLPGWVEHGVSSTQAPLYHSIYVRPDLASDLPRDISVLRVSPFLGELMLRVVDLYAGEGDPATYPHLASLILSELKHGRDQRHRLPMPADRRLLRICHALEENPGDRRTLAEWARVTGASRRVLERGFQDETGMSFSEWRENCRVRAAIPLLEARHSVQEVAWRSGYDSPSAFAAMFRRVAGVAPTSYRGERISSRAPDRHAE is encoded by the coding sequence ATGTCATTTCTTCCGAACCGCAGCTTCGACGCACTGCAGGTCTGTTCCGAGCCCGTCTTCGGACAGAAGTTGCGGTATGATGGCGCCACTCACGGGGAGATGCACAGCCATCCGCGGGCGCAGTTGATTCGCTCCGTCACGTCGCCGGCCGCCATTCGCGTCCGTTCGGGGCAGATCCTGCTGAGACCGGGCGACGCGGCGTGGCTGCCGGGCTGGGTCGAACACGGCGTGTCGTCCACCCAGGCGCCGCTCTATCATTCGATCTATGTCCGACCCGACCTCGCCTCGGACCTGCCGCGCGACATAAGCGTGCTGCGCGTCTCGCCGTTTCTCGGCGAACTGATGCTGCGGGTGGTCGATCTCTATGCCGGCGAGGGCGACCCGGCCACCTATCCGCATCTGGCTTCCCTGATCCTGAGCGAGCTGAAGCATGGACGCGACCAACGACATCGGCTGCCGATGCCCGCCGACCGGCGGCTGCTCCGCATCTGCCATGCGCTCGAGGAGAATCCCGGCGACCGGCGGACGCTGGCGGAATGGGCGAGAGTGACGGGAGCGAGCCGGCGCGTGCTGGAGCGCGGCTTCCAGGACGAGACCGGAATGAGTTTTTCCGAGTGGCGGGAGAACTGCCGGGTGCGCGCAGCCATTCCTCTGCTCGAAGCGCGCCACTCGGTCCAGGAAGTCGCGTGGCGCTCCGGCTACGATAGCCCGAGCGCGTTCGCGGCGATGTTCCGGAGGGTCGCCGGTGTCGCACCGACGTCCTATCGCGGCGAACGAATCAGCAGTCGAGCACCAGATCGCCACGCGGAATAG
- a CDS encoding CoA transferase, with product MKVVDLTSVLMGPYATQYMGDFGAEVIKIEPPAGDLMRNVGPARSASMGPLFLNANRSKRSVVLNLKTPEGRELLLDLCRDADVMVYNVRPAAMKRLGLSWEEVRAVNPRLIYAGLYGYGQQGRYAARPAYDDLIQGGATLSHLFMLSGSEEPRYVPAAIADRVVGLTALGAILAAIIERNRSGVGQRVDVPMFETMVSFVLSDHLGGLSFDPPLDHGGYARQLARDRRPLPTADGHVCALVYTDEHWRRFLKAVGQDGLMETDSRFASFAARNQNVTFVYGWLAEIFRTRTSGEWIDLLDEADVPVMAMHTFETILRDPHLADVGFFAAVEHPSEGRTIVMANPVQMSATPVEIARFAPRLGEHTVEVLRELGVAPDRIANLLDRGIVAEPAAATVD from the coding sequence ATAAAGGTCGTCGACCTCACCTCGGTTCTGATGGGACCGTATGCGACCCAGTATATGGGCGATTTCGGCGCCGAGGTGATCAAGATCGAGCCTCCGGCCGGCGACCTGATGCGCAATGTCGGACCGGCGCGCTCGGCGTCGATGGGGCCGCTGTTTCTCAACGCGAACCGCTCCAAGCGCTCGGTCGTGCTGAACCTCAAGACCCCTGAGGGACGCGAGCTTCTGCTGGACCTGTGCCGAGACGCGGACGTCATGGTCTACAATGTGCGGCCCGCCGCGATGAAGCGCCTCGGCCTGTCATGGGAAGAGGTCCGGGCCGTCAATCCGCGTCTGATCTATGCCGGGCTCTACGGCTATGGCCAGCAGGGCCGCTATGCGGCGCGTCCGGCCTATGACGACCTGATCCAGGGCGGCGCGACGCTGTCGCATCTCTTCATGCTTTCGGGCTCGGAGGAACCACGCTACGTGCCGGCCGCTATCGCCGACCGGGTCGTCGGGCTGACGGCGCTGGGCGCCATCCTCGCCGCGATCATCGAGCGCAACCGCTCCGGCGTCGGCCAGCGCGTCGACGTGCCGATGTTCGAGACCATGGTCTCCTTCGTCCTGAGCGACCATCTCGGCGGGTTGTCCTTTGATCCGCCGCTGGACCATGGCGGCTATGCCCGCCAGCTCGCCCGCGACCGCCGCCCGCTGCCGACGGCGGACGGCCATGTCTGCGCGCTGGTCTACACCGACGAGCATTGGCGGCGCTTCCTCAAGGCGGTAGGCCAGGACGGTCTGATGGAGACCGATTCTCGCTTCGCCAGCTTCGCTGCGCGCAACCAGAACGTCACCTTCGTCTACGGCTGGCTGGCGGAGATTTTCCGCACCCGAACCTCCGGCGAGTGGATCGATCTCCTCGACGAGGCCGACGTCCCGGTGATGGCGATGCACACTTTCGAGACCATCCTGCGCGATCCGCATCTGGCGGATGTCGGTTTCTTCGCCGCGGTCGAGCATCCGAGCGAGGGCAGGACCATCGTCATGGCCAATCCGGTGCAGATGTCGGCGACACCGGTCGAGATCGCCCGCTTTGCGCCGAGGCTGGGCGAGCATACGGTCGAGGTGCTGCGGGAGCTCGGCGTGGCGCCGGACCGGATCGCGAATCTGCTCGACCGCGGTATCGTTGCCGAGCCGGCCGCTGCGACTGTCGATTGA
- a CDS encoding ornithine cyclodeaminase, translating into MPLSPPGPLSLVPFVSVQHMMQLVVESGVERMLSDLATYIEQDFRRWEQFDKTPRIASHSSAGVIELMPTSDGVTYAFKYVNGHPKNMRSGRQTVTAFGVLADVDTGYPLLLTEMTLLTALRTAATSAVAAKYLAPANSRVMAVIGNGAQCEFQALAFRAICGIDTVRLYDIDSRATAKAVQNLIGSGLTVVPCTSAEQAVEGAQVITTCTADKQYATILSDNMVGTGVHLNAIGGDCPGKTELHRDILLRSEIFVEYPPQTRIEGEIQQLAPEHPVTELWQVITGAAAGRADPRQVTLFDSVGFAIEDFSALRYVHDRIKGTALYTPLDLLADPDEPRDLYGMLLRAAA; encoded by the coding sequence ATGCCTCTCAGTCCGCCGGGCCCGCTCAGCCTTGTTCCGTTCGTCAGCGTCCAGCACATGATGCAGCTGGTCGTCGAGTCAGGCGTCGAGCGTATGCTGTCCGACCTCGCCACCTATATCGAACAGGACTTCCGCCGCTGGGAGCAGTTCGACAAGACACCGCGCATCGCCTCGCATTCCAGCGCCGGCGTGATCGAGCTGATGCCGACCAGCGACGGGGTCACCTACGCGTTCAAATACGTCAACGGCCACCCGAAGAACATGCGCAGCGGGCGGCAGACCGTCACCGCCTTCGGCGTCCTGGCCGATGTCGACACCGGCTATCCGCTGCTGCTGACGGAGATGACGCTGCTGACGGCGCTGCGCACCGCGGCGACCTCGGCCGTCGCGGCGAAATACCTTGCGCCCGCCAACAGCCGCGTCATGGCGGTCATCGGCAATGGCGCACAGTGCGAATTCCAGGCGCTGGCCTTCAGGGCGATCTGCGGCATCGACACCGTGCGCCTCTACGACATCGACAGCCGGGCGACGGCGAAGGCGGTCCAGAACCTGATCGGAAGCGGGCTGACGGTCGTTCCCTGCACGAGCGCCGAGCAGGCGGTCGAGGGCGCGCAGGTCATCACCACCTGCACCGCCGACAAGCAATATGCGACGATCCTGTCCGACAACATGGTGGGCACGGGCGTCCACCTGAATGCCATCGGCGGGGACTGCCCCGGCAAGACGGAGCTGCATCGCGACATCCTGCTGCGGTCGGAGATCTTCGTCGAATATCCTCCCCAGACCCGCATCGAGGGCGAGATCCAGCAGCTGGCGCCGGAGCATCCCGTGACCGAGCTCTGGCAGGTCATCACCGGTGCTGCGGCCGGCCGCGCCGACCCGCGCCAGGTGACGCTGTTCGACAGCGTCGGCTTCGCGATCGAGGATTTCTCCGCCCTGCGCTATGTCCACGACCGGATCAAGGGAACCGCGCTCTACACGCCGCTGGACCTGCTCGCAGACCCGGACGAACCCCGTGATCTCTATGGAATGCTCCTGAGAGCCGCCGCCTGA
- a CDS encoding FAD-binding oxidoreductase — protein sequence MTKFPFTEADPVQFGGPLPDASDVVVIGGGIIGVTTALFLARKNISVTLLEKGRVAAEQSSRNWGWIRQQGRDPDELPVMIEARRLWLQLAEECGEDIGLKQAGITYLARTDREVAAFTEFVRLARTHGLDTRLLDTDEAASLIPSMSRRYKGGMTTPSDMRAEPWVAVPALARLAAREGVTIVENCAARMLDRSAGRISGVWTEKGRIATSSVLVAGGAWTSLFLRAHGVSIPQLSVRATVAATEAMPEIHAGAATDEHIAFRRRQDGGYTLAAGGASQLYVGPDAFRHATKYLPALRTNPLGTRYWPAAPSGYPDAWTTPRMWDADRESPFERMRILDPKPEAAALRAMTRGFRELFPQLGEVRLKTSWAGMIDAMPDVVPVVDRVAAIPGLAVAAGMSGHGFGIGPGFGRVLSDLIRGNATGHDLSRFRLSRFSDGSPIRLGPAL from the coding sequence TTGACGAAATTCCCCTTCACGGAGGCCGACCCGGTCCAGTTCGGCGGCCCGCTGCCGGATGCGTCGGATGTCGTCGTCATCGGCGGCGGCATCATCGGCGTGACGACGGCGCTGTTCCTGGCGCGGAAGAACATCTCGGTCACCCTTCTCGAAAAGGGCCGCGTCGCCGCCGAGCAGTCGTCGCGCAACTGGGGTTGGATCAGGCAGCAGGGCCGCGATCCGGACGAGCTGCCGGTCATGATCGAGGCGCGGCGCCTCTGGCTGCAACTGGCCGAGGAATGCGGCGAGGACATCGGCCTGAAGCAGGCCGGCATCACCTATCTCGCGCGCACCGATCGCGAGGTGGCCGCGTTTACGGAGTTCGTGCGCCTTGCGAGGACGCACGGCCTCGACACACGCCTCCTCGACACAGACGAGGCCGCGAGCCTGATTCCCTCCATGTCGCGTCGCTACAAGGGCGGCATGACGACGCCGTCCGATATGCGGGCCGAGCCCTGGGTCGCGGTGCCGGCGCTCGCCCGATTGGCTGCCCGGGAAGGCGTCACGATCGTCGAGAACTGCGCGGCCCGCATGCTGGACCGTTCCGCCGGGCGGATCAGCGGCGTCTGGACCGAGAAGGGCCGCATCGCCACCTCCAGCGTGCTGGTCGCCGGCGGCGCGTGGACCTCGCTCTTCCTGCGCGCCCACGGCGTCTCGATCCCACAGCTCAGCGTCAGGGCGACCGTCGCCGCGACCGAAGCGATGCCCGAGATCCACGCCGGCGCCGCTACCGACGAGCACATCGCCTTCCGGCGGCGGCAGGACGGCGGCTATACGCTGGCGGCAGGCGGCGCGAGCCAGCTCTACGTCGGGCCGGACGCCTTCCGCCACGCGACGAAATATCTTCCGGCCCTGCGGACCAATCCGCTCGGCACACGCTACTGGCCCGCCGCGCCGAGCGGTTATCCCGACGCCTGGACGACGCCGCGCATGTGGGACGCCGATCGCGAAAGCCCGTTCGAGCGGATGCGCATCCTCGATCCCAAGCCTGAAGCCGCGGCGCTGCGCGCCATGACGCGGGGATTCCGGGAGCTGTTCCCCCAGCTCGGCGAGGTGCGGCTCAAGACGAGCTGGGCCGGCATGATCGATGCGATGCCGGACGTAGTGCCCGTCGTCGACCGCGTCGCGGCGATTCCCGGCCTCGCCGTCGCTGCCGGCATGAGCGGCCATGGCTTCGGCATAGGTCCCGGCTTCGGCCGTGTCTTGTCCGACCTGATCCGGGGCAACGCGACCGGGCATGACCTGTCCCGCTTCCGCCTGTCGCGGTTCAGCGACGGCAGTCCGATCCGGCTCGGGCCTGCCTTGTAG
- a CDS encoding glutamine amidotransferase (Catalyzes the transfer of the ammonia group from glutamine to a new carbon-nitrogen group) — MTDPARKTAVAIRHVHFEDLGTFGPVLAEAGYGIRYCDVGIDDLAALDPLAPDLLVVLGAPVGVYEMDIYPFLAVERDLIARRLASGRPLLGVCLGGQQIAATMGAQVAPTGVKEIGFSPLTLSADGLRSPLRHLDGVQYCTGMATHSRFRTVVHTLPRHLSVRTRPFRAAAPCWRSSSIPKPMPRASNNG, encoded by the coding sequence ATGACAGATCCCGCGCGCAAGACGGCCGTCGCGATACGGCACGTCCATTTCGAGGATCTCGGCACGTTCGGGCCGGTACTCGCCGAAGCGGGCTACGGCATCCGCTATTGCGACGTGGGCATCGACGACCTTGCCGCGCTCGACCCGCTCGCGCCGGATCTGCTGGTCGTGCTTGGCGCGCCGGTCGGCGTCTACGAAATGGACATCTATCCCTTCCTTGCCGTGGAACGCGACCTGATCGCCCGCCGCCTGGCGTCGGGCCGGCCGCTGCTCGGCGTCTGCCTCGGCGGGCAGCAGATCGCGGCCACGATGGGCGCGCAGGTGGCGCCGACGGGGGTCAAGGAAATCGGCTTCTCGCCCCTCACCCTATCGGCAGACGGCCTGAGAAGTCCGCTGCGCCATCTCGACGGCGTACAGTACTGCACTGGCATGGCGACGCATTCGAGATTCCGGACGGTTGTACACACCTTGCCTCGACATCTGTCTGTCCGAACCAGGCCTTTTCGCGCGGCAGCACCCTGCTGGCGGTCCAGTTCCATCCCGAAGCCGATGCCTCGCGCATCGAACAATGGCTGA